The following proteins come from a genomic window of Palaemon carinicauda isolate YSFRI2023 chromosome 12, ASM3689809v2, whole genome shotgun sequence:
- the LOC137650958 gene encoding probable ATP-dependent helicase PF08_0048 yields MLTYNDTDDSTSSNNNVVSKKDESLKSENNNTPLQKVQVEIEKEVAAQNNQDHQFDSKIKVIKKKDILLDDENAVDIKKEKKVKRTGGGVIKRTKKENVKKRGYINKKEPKDWDPPKIHPKKKTNIIIEKENKQQKEAKTTQLVDIKNDRAQNTQIQFNTMDDLKMEITEKEVLLDDDHDDMLDRRESSIGRSRRVNKRKIEKAKEDEEEEIPMKIPKIENQQKDQQENRFELEKANTFLEGKNERTNIALLDEKKNNNNSNNDDDDDEEL; encoded by the coding sequence taatgataccGATGACAGCACCAGTAGCAATAATAATGTGGTTTCTAAAAAGGACGAGagtttaaaatctgaaaataacaacacacccctacaaaaagtacaagttgaaatagaaaaagaagtagcAGCACAAAATAACCAGGACCACCAATTTGATTCTAAAATAAAGGTAATTaagaaaaaagatatattattGGATGATGAGAACGCggtagacataaaaaaagaaaaaaaagtgaaaaggacaGGTGGTGGTGTTATTAAAAGGACAAAGAAGGAGAATGTCAAAAAAAGGGGATACATCAATAAAAAAGAACCAAAAGACTGGGACCCCCCAAAAATACACCCaaagaaaaaaactaatattataattgaaaaggaaaataaacaacaaaaagaggcAAAAACAACACAATTGGTAGATATAAAAAATGATAGAGCGCAAAATACACAAATCCAATTTAATACTATGGACGACCTTAAAATGGAAATCACTGAAAAAGAAGTATTattagatgatgatcatgatgatatgcTTGATAGAAGAGAAAGTAGCATAGGTAGAAGTAGAAGggttaataaaaggaaaatagaaaaagccaaagaagacgaagaagaggaaattCCAATGAAAATACCTAAAATTGAAAATCAACAAAAGGACCAACAAGAAAACCGATTTGAATTAGAAAAGGCAAATAcgtttttagaaggaaaaaatgaaagaaccAACATCGCCCTACttgatgaaaagaaaaacaacaataatagtaataatgatgatgatgatgacgaagaactctga